Proteins encoded within one genomic window of Spirochaeta isovalerica:
- a CDS encoding adenosine kinase, whose product MSLKIPVIGIGNPLMDTITHVDFSVVENLGAEPGSMNLIDEKQLKKVLDAVVESIETPGGSCANTMRGLAWLLDGDEDFSRPVYTGAVGEDALAGRLSSGLESIGVKPELAGKSDFQTGVSIIFVTPDNERTMFTYLGACREYSKNDFPIHIIEGKPVWLHIAGYMWDTDNQKNAVKFAVEEALKRHTKISFDLADPFVVDRYREEFIEWLPGKIDLLFANRTELSYLTGIEGSDEDILEKAGKYGETIVMKVGKKGCWVSRRGYSIHFPCVDIAPPSDTTGAGDSFAAGFLYGIVKGETFHDCADTANRIASGIVTVEGCDYSNIDRDYVLGKK is encoded by the coding sequence ATGTCATTGAAAATCCCCGTCATCGGTATCGGAAATCCATTAATGGATACAATCACCCATGTTGATTTTTCCGTTGTGGAAAATCTTGGAGCGGAACCGGGATCGATGAATCTGATCGATGAAAAGCAACTGAAAAAGGTCCTCGATGCAGTTGTTGAATCAATTGAAACTCCCGGAGGAAGTTGTGCCAATACAATGAGAGGTTTGGCCTGGCTTCTTGATGGAGATGAAGATTTTTCCAGACCTGTCTACACCGGAGCTGTCGGTGAAGACGCACTTGCAGGACGTCTTTCCTCCGGACTGGAGAGTATCGGTGTTAAGCCCGAGCTAGCGGGAAAGAGTGACTTTCAGACAGGAGTTTCCATAATTTTCGTTACACCGGATAACGAGCGAACCATGTTTACTTATCTGGGTGCCTGCCGTGAATATTCAAAAAATGATTTTCCAATACATATAATTGAAGGTAAACCTGTCTGGCTCCATATCGCAGGCTATATGTGGGATACGGACAATCAGAAAAATGCTGTTAAATTTGCAGTTGAGGAAGCACTCAAAAGACATACGAAGATCTCTTTCGACCTGGCAGATCCCTTTGTCGTCGATCGTTACAGGGAAGAATTCATTGAATGGCTTCCCGGTAAAATTGATTTGCTTTTTGCAAACCGTACAGAATTGTCCTATTTGACCGGAATTGAAGGAAGCGATGAAGATATCCTTGAGAAAGCCGGAAAGTATGGAGAGACAATTGTGATGAAAGTCGGAAAAAAAGGCTGCTGGGTCAGCAGAAGGGGGTATTCTATTCATTTCCCCTGTGTTGATATTGCTCCTCCATCTGATACGACGGGTGCGGGAGATTCCTTTGCTGCCGGTTTTCTATACGGGATTGTAAAAGGAGAGACATTTCACGATTGCGCTGATACGGCAAACCGCATAGCCTCAGGCATTGTTACAGTAGAGGGATGTGATTATTCGAATATAGACAGGGATTATGTTCTTGGGAAAAAATAA
- a CDS encoding PilZ domain-containing protein: protein MSIITSQQLNKYYSSYKSVDVTFTKELINTTGLDGRQTFFKFKQGQKPCIIYSSSMVGAKIIASIDSELFNVLRNENNLMSLRFAFQQKESSDPILFFIQGKITGFAPINKDKPDLHFATIEYTNRPPDDLIQILGSIVDAAINSKARAEERILINEENNRKLTFNLKTTALLVDNLPRKCLLRDVSFSGAKLILMGNARFIVNKPVVLHIEYDNGRKVFNLPGVCLRYEEVEGRKDLAALGLKFADQGVPLEYRLLINDFLKQRKIKKAEKADKEEKEN, encoded by the coding sequence ATGTCTATTATCACCAGTCAGCAATTAAATAAATATTATTCTTCCTACAAGTCTGTCGATGTGACCTTTACTAAAGAACTGATCAACACAACAGGCCTTGACGGAAGACAGACTTTTTTCAAGTTCAAACAGGGACAGAAACCCTGCATAATTTATTCCTCATCCATGGTCGGTGCAAAAATTATTGCTTCTATCGATAGTGAGCTGTTCAATGTTCTGCGGAATGAGAATAATCTCATGTCGCTTCGTTTCGCCTTTCAGCAGAAAGAGAGTTCCGATCCGATTCTCTTTTTCATACAGGGAAAGATAACGGGATTTGCACCTATCAACAAAGATAAACCGGACCTTCACTTTGCCACAATAGAATATACGAACCGCCCACCCGATGATCTAATACAGATCCTTGGCTCTATAGTCGATGCCGCGATAAACTCGAAAGCCCGCGCTGAAGAACGAATTCTGATAAATGAAGAAAATAACAGAAAGCTTACCTTTAATCTTAAAACAACAGCTCTGCTTGTAGATAATCTTCCCCGAAAATGCCTGTTGAGAGATGTTTCTTTCTCCGGAGCAAAACTCATCTTAATGGGAAATGCCAGGTTTATAGTCAACAAACCTGTCGTTTTACATATTGAATATGACAATGGAAGAAAGGTTTTCAACCTGCCCGGGGTTTGCCTGCGTTATGAAGAAGTAGAAGGGAGAAAAGATCTAGCTGCTCTGGGTTTAAAATTCGCAGATCAAGGTGTCCCTCTGGAATACCGCTTACTGATTAACGATTTTTTAAAACAGAGAAAAATAAAAAAAGCTGAAAAGGCAGACAAAGAGGAGAAGGAAAATTGA
- a CDS encoding tetratricopeptide repeat protein — protein MKHIDGRDPLENILFISLPDSIEENIGDFQIDPNIMLPVEVPEGKEREEWDSSDLSWEMIVSAMLKLLAYQPEHEDSDYFRKFVFAVRPNIFVDLTNSAVIKAQDKDFDLAEEIFLALCGLDRSNKISMLNLALLYEQRWEHAKSIGNSDLIEKYNTAAEAAFRELATSENPPELLWYYMGFFHYKNGNYVQSEQNFATYAQLGTDSDKVEESERLAGEIKNMNLNDVLFQEAYNLIHNGDEKQGLIKIKQFLEDNKDVWNAWFLLGWGERKLGNYNEAKIAFLSALDSGKPTADLYNELAICEMELLNLSESRKYLDKALILDPENMKIVSNMGILSMKSGKVDEAETFFRTALEIEPEDPVALQYIKFIEQNKS, from the coding sequence TTGAAACACATAGACGGCCGGGACCCTCTTGAAAACATTTTATTTATATCGCTTCCTGATTCTATAGAAGAGAATATAGGTGATTTTCAAATCGATCCAAACATCATGCTTCCTGTAGAAGTGCCGGAAGGTAAAGAACGGGAAGAATGGGATTCTTCTGATCTGTCCTGGGAAATGATTGTTTCCGCCATGCTAAAGTTACTGGCCTACCAGCCGGAGCATGAAGATAGTGATTATTTCCGGAAATTTGTTTTTGCAGTCCGCCCCAATATATTCGTTGATCTGACAAATTCGGCAGTAATCAAAGCTCAGGATAAAGATTTCGATCTGGCGGAAGAGATATTTCTGGCACTTTGCGGACTGGACAGATCCAATAAAATTTCCATGCTCAATCTTGCCTTGTTATATGAGCAGAGATGGGAACATGCTAAGTCTATCGGGAATTCTGACTTGATTGAAAAATACAATACAGCGGCAGAAGCGGCATTCAGGGAATTGGCGACTTCGGAAAATCCTCCAGAGCTGCTCTGGTATTATATGGGTTTCTTTCACTATAAAAACGGGAACTATGTTCAATCTGAACAGAATTTTGCTACTTATGCCCAATTGGGGACAGATTCCGATAAGGTTGAAGAATCCGAAAGGCTTGCAGGAGAGATAAAGAACATGAATCTTAACGATGTTCTTTTCCAGGAAGCCTACAACCTCATTCACAACGGAGATGAAAAGCAGGGTCTGATAAAGATTAAACAGTTCCTTGAAGACAATAAAGACGTCTGGAACGCCTGGTTTCTTCTCGGTTGGGGAGAGCGAAAACTCGGGAATTACAATGAAGCAAAAATCGCATTTCTCTCTGCTCTCGATTCAGGAAAGCCGACTGCTGATCTTTATAACGAGCTGGCTATCTGCGAAATGGAACTCTTAAATCTTTCAGAAAGTCGAAAATATCTTGATAAAGCTTTAATCCTCGACCCGGAAAACATGAAGATTGTCTCCAACATGGGAATACTCTCAATGAAATCAGGAAAAGTCGATGAAGCTGAAACTTTTTTCAGAACAGCTCTTGAGATAGAACCGGAAGATCCTGTAGCTCTTCAATATATAAAATTTATCGAACAGAATAAAAGTTGA
- a CDS encoding flagellin codes for MIINHNMSAINANRQLKVNNGNIQNSMSKLASGMRINKAGDDASGLAVSEKMRSQIRGLNQASDNAANGISFIQATEGNLQETTDILQRIRELAIQSSNGVYTAEDRMQIQVEVSQLVDEIDRIASHAQFNGMNMLTGRFASETGENTVTSSMWFHIGANMDQRERVYIQTMTAESLGLKQIGSGDIMSISTAEQANRNIGVLDGALKVVNKQRADLGAYQNRLEMAVKGIDISAENIQAAESTIRDTDMASEMVNFTKDQILGQASTAMLAQANQRSASVMQLLQ; via the coding sequence ATGATTATCAATCACAATATGAGTGCGATAAACGCCAACAGACAGTTGAAAGTCAACAACGGGAACATCCAGAATTCAATGTCAAAACTTGCTTCCGGGATGAGAATCAACAAAGCCGGTGATGATGCATCAGGCCTTGCTGTTTCAGAAAAAATGAGATCTCAGATCCGTGGTCTCAATCAGGCTTCCGACAACGCTGCAAACGGAATTTCCTTTATCCAGGCAACAGAGGGAAATCTTCAGGAAACTACAGACATTCTTCAGAGAATCAGGGAACTGGCTATACAGTCTTCCAACGGTGTATACACTGCAGAAGACAGGATGCAGATCCAGGTCGAAGTTTCTCAGCTCGTTGACGAAATCGACAGAATCGCTTCTCACGCACAGTTCAACGGAATGAACATGCTTACAGGACGATTCGCCAGCGAAACAGGGGAAAACACTGTTACCTCTTCCATGTGGTTCCACATCGGCGCCAATATGGACCAGAGAGAAAGAGTTTACATTCAGACAATGACTGCTGAATCCCTTGGTCTCAAACAGATCGGTTCCGGAGATATTATGTCAATATCCACTGCGGAACAGGCTAACAGAAACATTGGTGTTCTCGATGGAGCTCTTAAAGTTGTCAACAAACAGAGAGCCGACCTCGGAGCGTACCAGAACAGACTGGAAATGGCTGTGAAAGGTATCGACATCAGTGCGGAAAACATTCAGGCTGCTGAATCTACCATCAGGGATACTGATATGGCAAGTGAAATGGTCAATTTCACAAAAGATCAGATCCTCGGTCAGGCCAGCACTGCTATGCTCGCACAGGCAAACCAGAGATCAGCTTCAGTAATGCAGCTGCTGCAGTAA